Proteins encoded in a region of the Zea mays cultivar B73 chromosome 2, Zm-B73-REFERENCE-NAM-5.0, whole genome shotgun sequence genome:
- the LOC100192977 gene encoding methionine aminopeptidase codes for MAIGVPSMELHRSSPLLSGGRGGNTCLQKKPFFVQAKRLVGMEKASTRPGTQESGQTKKRAPLVRGTVSPPLPVPGNIPRPPYVGTEYVPEIAKEIQMHDKEGIVHMRAACELAARVLDYAGTLVKPSVTTDEIDKAVHKMIIDAGAYPSPLGYGGFPKSVCTSVNECMCHGIPDSRELQDGDIINIDVTVYLNGYHGDTSKTFLCGEVDEASKRLVKVTEECLLRGISTCKHGTSFKKIGRRISEHAERNGFGVVECFVGHGVGRVFHSEPIIYHQNRAR; via the exons ATGGCTATTGGAGTCCCATCCATGGAGCTCCACCGCTCCTCACCGTTGCTCTCGGGTGGCCGAG GAGGAAATACATGCCTACAGAAGAAGCCCTTCTTTGTCCAAGCAAAGAGACTAGTGGGGATGGAGAAAGCAAGTACGAG GCCAGGAACACAAGAGTCTGGACAGACAAAGAAAAGAGCACCCCTGGTTCGTGGAACTGTTAGCCCACCTCTTCCAGTACCAGGAAACATACCTCGGCCTCCTTATGTCGGCACAGAATATGTACCAGAGATAGCAAAAGAGATACAAATGCATGACAAAGAGGGCATTGTCCACATGAGAGCTGCTTGCGAGCTCGCGGCTCGTGTTCTTGACTATGCAGGAACGTTAGTGAAA CCCTCTGTAACAACAGACGAAATTGATAAAGCAGTGCACAAGATGATCATCGATGCTGGAGCCTATCCATCACCACTTGGATATGGTGGGTTTCCAAAAAGTGTATGCACCTCAGTGAATGAGTGCATGTGCCATGGAATTCCTGATTCACGCGAGCTACAG GATGGAGACATAATTAACATTGATGTCACTGTCTACTTGAAT GGTTATCATGGGGATACCTCAAAAACATTTCTTTGTGGAGAAGTCGATGAAGCCAGTAAACGACTTGTGAAG GTTACTGAAGAGTGCTTGCTCAGGGGCATATCAACATGCAAACATGGTACCAGCTTTAAGAAGATTGGCAGAAGAATAAG TGAGCATGCTGAGAGGAACGGTTTTGGTGTTGTGGAGTGTTTTGTTGGGCATGGAGTCGGCAGGGTATTTCACTCAGAACCAATTATCTATCACCAGA ACCGGGCCAGATGA
- the LOC100192977 gene encoding methionine aminopeptidase isoform X2: protein MAIGVPSMELHRSSPLLSGGRGGNTCLQKKPFFVQAKRLVGMEKASTRPGTQESGQTKKRAPLVRGTVSPPLPVPGNIPRPPYVGTEYVPEIAKEIQMHDKEGIVHMRAACELAARVLDYAGTLVKPSVTTDEIDKAVHKMIIDAGAYPSPLGYGGFPKSVCTSVNECMCHGIPDSRELQDGDIINIDVTVYLNVTEECLLRGISTCKHGTSFKKIGRRISEHAERNGFGVVECFVGHGVGRVFHSEPIIYHQRNNRPGQMIEGQTFTIEPIISMGSIECDMWDDGWTAVTTDGSLAAQFEHTILITRTGAEILTKC from the exons ATGGCTATTGGAGTCCCATCCATGGAGCTCCACCGCTCCTCACCGTTGCTCTCGGGTGGCCGAG GAGGAAATACATGCCTACAGAAGAAGCCCTTCTTTGTCCAAGCAAAGAGACTAGTGGGGATGGAGAAAGCAAGTACGAG GCCAGGAACACAAGAGTCTGGACAGACAAAGAAAAGAGCACCCCTGGTTCGTGGAACTGTTAGCCCACCTCTTCCAGTACCAGGAAACATACCTCGGCCTCCTTATGTCGGCACAGAATATGTACCAGAGATAGCAAAAGAGATACAAATGCATGACAAAGAGGGCATTGTCCACATGAGAGCTGCTTGCGAGCTCGCGGCTCGTGTTCTTGACTATGCAGGAACGTTAGTGAAA CCCTCTGTAACAACAGACGAAATTGATAAAGCAGTGCACAAGATGATCATCGATGCTGGAGCCTATCCATCACCACTTGGATATGGTGGGTTTCCAAAAAGTGTATGCACCTCAGTGAATGAGTGCATGTGCCATGGAATTCCTGATTCACGCGAGCTACAG GATGGAGACATAATTAACATTGATGTCACTGTCTACTTGAAT GTTACTGAAGAGTGCTTGCTCAGGGGCATATCAACATGCAAACATGGTACCAGCTTTAAGAAGATTGGCAGAAGAATAAG TGAGCATGCTGAGAGGAACGGTTTTGGTGTTGTGGAGTGTTTTGTTGGGCATGGAGTCGGCAGGGTATTTCACTCAGAACCAATTATCTATCACCAGA GGAACAACAGACCGGGCCAGATGATTGAAGGGCAGACTTTCACAATAG AGCCGATCATATCGATGGGGAGCATCGAGTGCGACATGTGGGACGACGGCTGGACTGCCGTGACGACGGACGGCAGCTTGGCGGCGCAGTTCGAGCACACCATACTGATCACCAGGACCGGAGCCGAGATCCTCACCAAGTGCTAG
- the LOC100192977 gene encoding methionine aminopeptidase isoform X1 produces the protein MAIGVPSMELHRSSPLLSGGRGGNTCLQKKPFFVQAKRLVGMEKASTRPGTQESGQTKKRAPLVRGTVSPPLPVPGNIPRPPYVGTEYVPEIAKEIQMHDKEGIVHMRAACELAARVLDYAGTLVKPSVTTDEIDKAVHKMIIDAGAYPSPLGYGGFPKSVCTSVNECMCHGIPDSRELQDGDIINIDVTVYLNGYHGDTSKTFLCGEVDEASKRLVKVTEECLLRGISTCKHGTSFKKIGRRISEHAERNGFGVVECFVGHGVGRVFHSEPIIYHQRNNRPGQMIEGQTFTIEPIISMGSIECDMWDDGWTAVTTDGSLAAQFEHTILITRTGAEILTKC, from the exons ATGGCTATTGGAGTCCCATCCATGGAGCTCCACCGCTCCTCACCGTTGCTCTCGGGTGGCCGAG GAGGAAATACATGCCTACAGAAGAAGCCCTTCTTTGTCCAAGCAAAGAGACTAGTGGGGATGGAGAAAGCAAGTACGAG GCCAGGAACACAAGAGTCTGGACAGACAAAGAAAAGAGCACCCCTGGTTCGTGGAACTGTTAGCCCACCTCTTCCAGTACCAGGAAACATACCTCGGCCTCCTTATGTCGGCACAGAATATGTACCAGAGATAGCAAAAGAGATACAAATGCATGACAAAGAGGGCATTGTCCACATGAGAGCTGCTTGCGAGCTCGCGGCTCGTGTTCTTGACTATGCAGGAACGTTAGTGAAA CCCTCTGTAACAACAGACGAAATTGATAAAGCAGTGCACAAGATGATCATCGATGCTGGAGCCTATCCATCACCACTTGGATATGGTGGGTTTCCAAAAAGTGTATGCACCTCAGTGAATGAGTGCATGTGCCATGGAATTCCTGATTCACGCGAGCTACAG GATGGAGACATAATTAACATTGATGTCACTGTCTACTTGAAT GGTTATCATGGGGATACCTCAAAAACATTTCTTTGTGGAGAAGTCGATGAAGCCAGTAAACGACTTGTGAAG GTTACTGAAGAGTGCTTGCTCAGGGGCATATCAACATGCAAACATGGTACCAGCTTTAAGAAGATTGGCAGAAGAATAAG TGAGCATGCTGAGAGGAACGGTTTTGGTGTTGTGGAGTGTTTTGTTGGGCATGGAGTCGGCAGGGTATTTCACTCAGAACCAATTATCTATCACCAGA GGAACAACAGACCGGGCCAGATGATTGAAGGGCAGACTTTCACAATAG AGCCGATCATATCGATGGGGAGCATCGAGTGCGACATGTGGGACGACGGCTGGACTGCCGTGACGACGGACGGCAGCTTGGCGGCGCAGTTCGAGCACACCATACTGATCACCAGGACCGGAGCCGAGATCCTCACCAAGTGCTAG